One window of the Pedobacter ginsengisoli genome contains the following:
- a CDS encoding UDP-N-acetylmuramoyl-tripeptide--D-alanyl-D-alanine ligase, with protein MAAIETLYQHYLKHPVICTDTRNITPGCLFFALKGDNFDANTFAEKALTNGAAYAIIDNLAYKTSKQCILVPDVLSTLQDLARHHRSQLNIPVVGLTGSNGKTTTKELINAVLSEKYKTFATKGNLNNHIGVPLSILSLTKDTEIAVIEMGANHQKEIEFLCTIAQPTHGLITNVGMAHLDGFGGFEGVKKGKAELYAHLKNSHGFAFINRNNPYLLEMSASAHLDKVIYYGTEATDAISGKLIKTDPLIEISWSNKTGTYQTSVNLTGSYNFENILAAVCIGAFFEVNPSAINKGLSGYFPNNNRSQITKTAHNTVICDFYNANPSSMAAALNNISLLTADKKTVIIGDMFELGPESAEQHDLIAKQAEQLSVETLVFIGKYFYALKDKYKGNYFSTPAEAQEFLKANPVKNNLILLKGSRGMALEQLLPLL; from the coding sequence ATGGCCGCCATCGAAACCCTTTATCAGCACTACCTTAAGCATCCCGTTATCTGTACCGATACACGGAACATAACGCCCGGCTGCTTGTTTTTTGCCCTAAAGGGTGATAATTTTGATGCCAATACCTTTGCCGAGAAAGCCCTCACCAACGGTGCCGCTTATGCCATTATAGATAATCTGGCCTACAAAACAAGTAAACAGTGCATTTTAGTGCCTGATGTATTAAGCACTCTACAGGATCTGGCCAGGCATCACCGTTCACAATTAAACATTCCCGTTGTAGGTTTAACCGGAAGCAATGGTAAAACAACAACTAAAGAACTTATAAACGCTGTTCTGTCCGAAAAATATAAAACCTTTGCTACCAAAGGCAATTTAAACAATCACATAGGTGTACCCTTGTCTATTCTATCCTTAACAAAGGATACAGAAATTGCTGTAATTGAAATGGGAGCCAATCACCAAAAAGAAATAGAGTTTTTGTGTACCATTGCCCAGCCAACTCATGGGCTAATTACCAACGTAGGCATGGCTCACCTAGATGGATTTGGTGGATTTGAAGGAGTAAAAAAGGGGAAAGCAGAACTCTATGCTCATCTTAAAAATAGCCATGGCTTTGCATTTATAAACAGGAACAATCCTTATTTATTAGAAATGAGTGCCTCGGCCCATCTTGATAAGGTTATATATTATGGTACGGAAGCAACAGATGCCATATCGGGAAAACTAATAAAAACAGATCCTTTAATTGAAATTTCATGGTCAAATAAAACCGGAACCTACCAAACCTCTGTAAATTTAACCGGTTCTTACAATTTCGAAAACATATTGGCCGCTGTATGTATAGGTGCTTTTTTTGAAGTTAACCCCTCGGCAATAAACAAAGGTCTTTCCGGATATTTCCCTAACAACAACCGCTCTCAAATCACAAAAACAGCGCATAACACCGTGATATGTGATTTTTATAATGCTAACCCAAGCAGCATGGCTGCCGCATTGAATAACATTTCTCTTTTAACTGCCGACAAAAAAACTGTAATTATTGGAGATATGTTTGAACTAGGCCCAGAATCAGCGGAGCAACATGATCTAATTGCCAAACAAGCTGAACAGCTTAGTGTTGAAACGCTTGTTTTTATTGGAAAATACTTTTACGCATTAAAAGATAAATACAAAGGAAATTACTTTAGCACCCCCGCCGAGGCTCAGGAGTTTCTAAA
- a CDS encoding M14 metallopeptidase family protein codes for MKYFFLPFLFLLAGLSVTDAQTKSPDEFLGYALGSKFTSHNKVIDYFKYLSSKEKNIKLVSYGKTYEGRELLVAIISSKENMEGLEQIRKYNVSLSKAESATAPAGKQPAILWLSYNVHGNEASSTETAMKTIFALAEAKTSDIENWLKNTVVVIDPCLNPDGRERYVSYFNSVSGHKPNPNPMAREHSESWPGGRSNHYYFDLNRDWAWQTQIETQQRLKLYHEWMPEVHVDFHEQSYNEPYYFAPAAEPIHQDITPWQREFQVIVGKNNAKYFDENGWQYFTKERFDLLYPSYGDTYPLYNGAVGMTYEQGGIGAGLSVITINGDTLTLKDRISHHYTTGMATIEAVSKNVDKLVNQFRLYFQKAVTNPPGIYKTYVVKAQNLSKVKKLAELLKKNGIEYSFGLDRNLRGYNYETKKVEGFKVDRNDLIVNLQQPKAVLANVLFEPQTAVSDSNTYDITAWALPYVYGLKSYASKESVKGLYAVLDDTKEQPPIAEKPYAWIFKWNSIEDAQVLIALQRANIKVRSAEQEFTIGTKVFPPGTLLVYRTENERQVRGLSAKIARIQQDLNAVVYTSVSGSVDKGKDFGSNVYPILSVPKIAIVSGTGISSQGVGEAWHFFEQELNYPITMITAHNIDDLDINKINTLIMPDGSYGDDINEKLESWIEIGGKIILFEDAISSTLGKRPFNIRLRESLKNETKVNGAKKYGERNLDDLSETIPGAIFKVSLDHSHPISAGLGDYYYALKTDDKIYDLLSRDWNIGVLKPNSYMAGVVGKGVLRKLDNGMLFGVQSVSKGTVIYLGSDLLFRSFWENGKQMFTNAVFLVN; via the coding sequence ATGAAATACTTTTTCCTTCCTTTTTTGTTTTTACTAGCGGGTTTGAGTGTTACAGATGCCCAAACAAAGTCGCCTGATGAATTTTTAGGATATGCCCTTGGAAGTAAATTTACTTCGCATAATAAGGTTATAGACTATTTTAAATACTTAAGCAGTAAAGAAAAGAACATAAAGCTTGTAAGCTACGGCAAAACCTACGAAGGAAGAGAGTTGTTGGTAGCGATAATATCCTCGAAAGAGAACATGGAGGGTTTAGAGCAGATAAGAAAGTATAATGTAAGTTTAAGTAAAGCCGAATCGGCAACAGCGCCGGCAGGCAAGCAGCCGGCTATATTATGGTTAAGCTATAATGTGCATGGAAATGAGGCCAGCTCAACTGAAACAGCAATGAAAACAATATTTGCCCTGGCCGAAGCTAAAACAAGCGACATTGAGAATTGGTTAAAGAATACGGTTGTAGTGATAGATCCATGCCTTAATCCGGATGGGAGAGAAAGGTATGTAAGTTATTTTAACTCGGTTAGTGGCCATAAACCAAACCCTAATCCGATGGCCAGAGAACACTCAGAGTCATGGCCGGGAGGCAGGTCTAACCACTATTATTTTGATTTAAACAGAGACTGGGCCTGGCAAACGCAGATTGAAACACAGCAAAGGCTAAAACTTTATCATGAGTGGATGCCAGAGGTACATGTTGATTTTCATGAACAAAGTTATAACGAACCCTATTACTTTGCTCCCGCGGCTGAACCAATTCATCAGGATATTACCCCATGGCAGCGGGAATTTCAGGTTATTGTGGGTAAAAATAACGCTAAATACTTTGATGAAAATGGGTGGCAATATTTCACTAAAGAGCGGTTCGATTTGCTTTATCCGTCGTACGGAGATACTTATCCCTTATATAATGGCGCCGTAGGGATGACATATGAACAAGGTGGAATTGGGGCCGGCTTATCGGTGATAACCATAAATGGAGATACGCTTACGCTTAAAGATAGAATTAGCCATCACTATACCACTGGTATGGCTACTATTGAGGCGGTTTCAAAAAATGTAGATAAGCTGGTAAATCAATTCAGGTTATATTTTCAAAAGGCTGTTACTAACCCTCCGGGTATTTATAAAACTTATGTAGTAAAGGCACAGAATCTGAGTAAAGTTAAAAAACTGGCCGAACTTCTTAAAAAGAACGGTATTGAATATAGTTTTGGACTGGACAGGAATTTACGGGGGTATAATTATGAAACAAAGAAGGTTGAGGGCTTTAAGGTTGATAGAAATGACCTTATTGTAAATCTGCAGCAGCCAAAAGCTGTTTTGGCTAATGTATTGTTTGAGCCACAAACAGCAGTGAGTGATTCTAATACTTATGACATTACAGCCTGGGCGTTACCTTATGTTTATGGATTAAAATCGTATGCAAGTAAGGAATCTGTAAAAGGACTTTATGCTGTGTTGGATGATACGAAAGAACAGCCGCCGATAGCTGAAAAACCTTATGCCTGGATTTTTAAATGGAATTCGATAGAAGATGCGCAGGTTCTTATTGCACTTCAGCGGGCTAATATAAAGGTGCGATCGGCAGAGCAAGAGTTTACTATCGGCACAAAAGTGTTTCCTCCGGGGACTTTGCTGGTCTACAGGACTGAGAATGAACGACAGGTAAGAGGGCTTTCTGCAAAGATTGCACGGATACAACAGGATTTAAATGCAGTAGTTTATACTTCTGTAAGCGGTTCTGTAGATAAGGGTAAAGATTTTGGATCGAACGTTTATCCTATTTTAAGCGTGCCTAAAATAGCTATTGTATCAGGTACAGGTATTTCAAGCCAGGGTGTTGGCGAGGCCTGGCATTTTTTTGAGCAGGAGCTAAACTACCCCATTACAATGATTACCGCTCATAATATTGATGATTTGGATATCAATAAAATTAATACACTGATTATGCCTGATGGTAGCTATGGAGATGATATTAATGAAAAGTTGGAGAGTTGGATTGAGATTGGAGGAAAAATAATTCTGTTTGAAGATGCAATTTCAAGCACTTTGGGAAAAAGGCCATTTAATATTCGGTTGAGAGAGAGTTTAAAAAATGAAACAAAGGTTAATGGTGCAAAAAAGTATGGAGAACGCAATCTTGATGATTTATCTGAAACCATTCCAGGAGCTATTTTTAAAGTTAGTCTTGATCATAGTCACCCCATATCAGCAGGTTTAGGGGATTACTATTATGCCTTAAAAACAGACGATAAGATTTATGATCTTTTGAGTAGAGATTGGAATATAGGTGTTTTAAAACCAAATAGTTATATGGCTGGTGTTGTGGGTAAAGGGGTATTAAGAAAGCTTGACAACGGTATGTTGTTTGGTGTTCAATCTGTATCGAAAGGGACTGTTATTTATCTCGGTAGTGACCTGCTTTTCAGGTCTTTTTGGGAGAATGGAAAACAGATGTTTACGAATGCTGTTTTTTTGGTTAATTGA
- a CDS encoding SusC/RagA family TonB-linked outer membrane protein, giving the protein MKKLLQSLFIFLFIAGSAMGQDRTITGTVTGKDDGQPLPGVTVVIKGTRVGTQTGSNGKYSLSVPSGPATLEFSYLGYASQSITVTTTNVINVSLASDLRDLAEVVVTANSIKRDRRSLGYAAPTISSDVLVQGGSPSPLTALVGRVAGMNISSSSNTPGSSTRIVFRGGSSIAGNNQALIVIDGVPVDNSSVTGGADSRSSVDFGNRANDIDPDDIESITPLLGPAAAALYGSRASNGAVQITTKSGKKGKTQVTFNTSNIFSSVLKLPDFQNEYGQGYYTELDDNGNPTEYFNDTQENWSWGAPFTGEMQEWGQSIDGVRQSKPYSAATNNVKNFFKTGFATDNNLNFSGGTDKSTFYLALNTLNSNGIFPGKQDVYNKYGVRFNGKTDFSDKFSAGVSFNYNKIDARQIAGGQNDNSVFDNVLQTPRDIHVDQLGDLTNKYNGFGYTDANGVVHNDKYGYYGSYTLNPYYIIENFVNDDVINRVTGNVNLEYKPVSWLNIQERIGTDTYAERRRQLTPKFSFSPIDKNTNQGNHISNGGYQIDQFNVTELVHDLMVTATHSFNEDFKGSLMVGNNIRQRNTSTNRTATNASAGLVVPDWYNLQNSNGPLNVITDNISKRRLVGLYADLNLSYKNMLFLEGTARNDWSSTLPVKNNSFFYPSVSGSFVFSELIAPNKILSYGKLRASVAKVGNDTDPYQLLNTFARGTINGNFGSTIFPFGNVAALQAGTTLGNANLKPEITTAYEVGTELSFLDNRLGVDFTYYQNKSKNQILAIPIPNSSGYGFSVINAGEVQNKGIELSLKGTPIRTQDVNVELFGTFYKNTNKVVDLAPGVDQIVLGGVGGMSIVAAKGRPYGEFYAVTNQTDAQGRTIVDAESGLPLATTSAQYLGSYNPKYQASFGTSITIKQHLNVNVLFDVKHGNKLYSRTKDILAFVGVSAETGGQRSGLPFPNSVYLDDNGNSVVNTNVFYNKQDYYPDLNPGMNVIDGSFVKMRSAGISYSFNKAQLKTLPFSTLSVGLFGNNLFVWTAKENKYVDPEVNSGGATNEQGFDFTAQPSVRNYGFNVKVTF; this is encoded by the coding sequence ATGAAAAAACTTCTACAAAGTTTGTTCATATTTTTGTTCATCGCGGGATCCGCGATGGGACAAGATCGAACAATTACTGGGACAGTTACTGGAAAGGATGATGGCCAGCCACTTCCGGGAGTAACAGTTGTAATTAAGGGTACAAGAGTTGGTACTCAAACAGGTTCCAATGGTAAATACTCGTTATCAGTGCCTTCAGGGCCAGCCACATTAGAATTCTCTTATTTGGGCTATGCCAGTCAATCAATTACCGTAACAACTACAAATGTTATCAATGTTAGCCTTGCTTCAGATTTGAGAGATTTGGCAGAGGTCGTTGTTACAGCAAACTCAATTAAAAGAGATAGAAGATCTCTTGGTTATGCTGCACCTACCATTTCATCTGATGTGTTGGTACAAGGTGGTAGCCCAAGTCCACTAACCGCATTAGTAGGTCGTGTAGCGGGTATGAACATTAGTTCTAGTTCAAATACACCAGGTAGTTCAACCCGTATCGTTTTCCGTGGGGGTTCATCTATTGCTGGTAATAACCAGGCGTTAATCGTAATTGATGGGGTTCCTGTTGATAACTCAAGTGTTACCGGTGGTGCTGATAGTCGCTCGAGTGTTGACTTTGGTAACAGAGCCAATGATATCGATCCTGATGATATTGAAAGCATAACACCACTTTTAGGTCCGGCTGCGGCAGCACTTTACGGTTCAAGAGCTTCAAACGGTGCGGTGCAAATCACTACTAAATCAGGTAAAAAAGGAAAAACTCAGGTTACTTTTAATACATCAAATATTTTCTCATCAGTACTTAAATTGCCAGATTTTCAAAATGAATATGGACAAGGATACTATACTGAGCTTGATGACAATGGTAATCCTACCGAGTACTTTAATGATACTCAAGAAAACTGGAGCTGGGGAGCGCCTTTTACTGGCGAAATGCAAGAATGGGGTCAGTCGATAGATGGTGTTAGACAATCGAAACCTTACTCGGCTGCAACAAACAACGTTAAAAACTTCTTCAAAACAGGTTTTGCTACAGATAATAACCTGAATTTTTCAGGTGGTACTGATAAATCAACTTTCTATTTGGCTTTAAACACTTTGAATTCAAATGGTATATTTCCTGGAAAACAAGATGTTTATAACAAATATGGAGTAAGGTTTAACGGTAAAACTGACTTTAGTGATAAGTTCAGTGCCGGAGTATCTTTCAACTACAATAAAATAGACGCCAGACAAATTGCAGGTGGACAAAATGATAACTCAGTTTTTGACAACGTATTGCAAACACCAAGAGATATTCATGTTGATCAATTAGGTGATCTAACCAATAAATACAATGGCTTTGGTTATACAGATGCTAATGGTGTTGTTCACAATGATAAATATGGTTATTATGGTTCTTATACTTTAAACCCATATTATATAATCGAAAACTTTGTTAACGATGATGTAATTAATAGAGTTACAGGTAACGTTAACCTTGAGTACAAACCTGTTTCTTGGTTAAATATTCAAGAGCGTATTGGTACAGATACTTATGCTGAACGCAGAAGACAGTTAACACCTAAGTTTTCATTCTCACCAATTGATAAAAATACTAACCAGGGTAACCACATTAGTAATGGTGGATATCAAATCGATCAGTTCAACGTAACAGAGCTTGTTCATGATTTGATGGTTACTGCAACTCATAGCTTTAATGAAGACTTTAAAGGATCATTAATGGTGGGTAATAACATTCGTCAGAGAAATACATCAACGAACAGAACTGCTACTAACGCAAGTGCGGGTTTAGTTGTACCAGATTGGTATAACCTTCAAAACAGTAACGGACCATTGAATGTTATTACTGATAATATTTCTAAAAGAAGACTTGTTGGTTTATATGCCGATTTGAACCTGTCTTACAAAAACATGTTATTCCTAGAAGGTACAGCTCGTAACGACTGGTCATCCACTTTACCCGTAAAAAATAACTCATTCTTTTATCCAAGTGTAAGTGGTTCATTTGTATTCAGTGAGTTAATTGCACCTAACAAGATCCTTAGCTACGGTAAATTACGTGCCAGTGTTGCAAAAGTTGGTAACGATACTGACCCTTATCAGTTGTTAAATACTTTCGCAAGAGGTACAATTAATGGTAACTTTGGTAGCACCATTTTCCCTTTTGGTAACGTTGCAGCACTTCAGGCAGGAACAACCCTTGGTAATGCTAATCTTAAACCAGAGATAACAACAGCGTATGAAGTTGGTACTGAATTATCATTCCTTGACAACAGATTGGGTGTTGACTTTACTTACTACCAAAACAAGTCTAAAAATCAAATTTTAGCTATTCCAATTCCTAACTCATCAGGTTACGGATTTAGCGTAATCAATGCTGGTGAAGTTCAAAACAAAGGTATTGAGTTAAGCTTAAAAGGTACGCCTATCAGAACGCAGGATGTGAATGTTGAGCTTTTTGGTACTTTCTATAAAAACACCAATAAAGTTGTTGACCTTGCTCCAGGAGTTGACCAGATCGTACTTGGTGGTGTTGGAGGTATGTCAATTGTTGCTGCTAAAGGAAGACCTTATGGTGAGTTCTATGCTGTAACTAACCAAACTGATGCTCAGGGACGTACTATTGTTGATGCAGAAAGTGGCTTGCCATTGGCAACTACCAGCGCTCAATATTTAGGAAGCTACAACCCTAAGTATCAAGCTTCATTTGGTACAAGCATTACTATTAAACAACACTTAAATGTGAATGTATTGTTTGATGTGAAACATGGTAACAAATTATATTCAAGAACTAAAGACATTCTTGCCTTTGTGGGTGTATCAGCAGAAACTGGTGGTCAAAGATCGGGCTTGCCGTTCCCTAACTCTGTTTATTTAGATGACAATGGTAATAGCGTTGTTAATACTAACGTTTTCTATAATAAACAAGATTACTATCCGGATCTTAATCCTGGTATGAATGTTATTGACGGATCGTTTGTTAAAATGCGTAGTGCTGGAATATCTTATTCATTTAACAAAGCGCAATTAAAAACTCTTCCATTCAGTACATTGTCGGTAGGTTTGTTTGGTAATAACTTATTTGTGTGGACAGCAAAAGAAAACAAATATGTAGATCCAGAGGTAAACTCAGGAGGAGCTACTAACGAACAAGGATTTGATTTTACAGCACAGCCATCTGTTCGTAACTACGGGTTTAATGTGAAAGTTACATTTTAA
- a CDS encoding SusD/RagB family nutrient-binding outer membrane lipoprotein yields MNQKYIFKTKQILLTVIIAAAGLSGCKKFLDVNENPNNPDSAAPNLLLPASQAAIGQVVGNAFQVYGNIWGQYWTQNPTSSQYRTIDQYNPAATAFDRPWLVLYRNALINADLIIKSNAPNLEYTKGIAYLMKAYAFQVTTDAFGDVPVKEALQGNAFPAPKYDAQSVVYDSIFNYIDRGMALVSGSSPLSPGAQDILFQGNMDNWKAFANTLKLKAYLRLAYVDAGKAEAGIKALYATKPTFLTIDASIKYLSTGGNENPLHNEMIALSRTQNIVASSTAVGAFDANNDPRVAKFYDLLPTSVENKTERSILQGTYNGNTGKTVSPPSPLVGGRANNSASATAPVKFISAAESYFLQAEAVARGWTNGTGAVATLYAQGIQASFTATGAGDATTYIATAPAGAAALVGNTEAQIKAIITQKYFAMCGFQGFEAWTEWRRTGYPTFFVQSAASTIGAGRMPLRMAYPSTEATSNASFPGSVPVYTPVWWDKKHQ; encoded by the coding sequence ATGAACCAAAAATATATATTCAAAACTAAGCAGATACTGCTTACGGTTATTATCGCCGCCGCAGGATTATCTGGATGTAAGAAGTTTTTAGATGTAAATGAAAACCCTAACAATCCTGACTCCGCAGCACCTAATTTACTTTTACCAGCATCACAAGCGGCAATTGGCCAGGTGGTTGGTAATGCCTTCCAGGTATATGGAAATATCTGGGGACAATATTGGACACAAAATCCAACATCATCTCAATACAGAACGATTGATCAATACAATCCCGCAGCTACGGCTTTTGACAGACCATGGCTTGTGTTATATCGTAATGCGCTGATTAATGCTGATTTGATTATAAAAAGTAATGCTCCAAATCTTGAGTATACTAAAGGTATAGCTTATTTAATGAAGGCTTATGCATTCCAGGTAACTACTGATGCTTTTGGTGATGTTCCTGTTAAGGAAGCGTTACAAGGAAATGCTTTTCCTGCGCCTAAATATGATGCGCAATCAGTTGTTTACGATAGTATTTTTAATTATATCGATAGGGGGATGGCTTTGGTAAGCGGATCTAGTCCTCTATCGCCAGGTGCACAGGATATCTTATTTCAAGGTAATATGGACAATTGGAAAGCGTTTGCAAATACACTTAAATTGAAAGCTTATCTAAGATTGGCATATGTTGATGCTGGCAAGGCGGAAGCAGGAATAAAAGCCCTATATGCTACAAAGCCAACTTTCCTTACGATTGATGCTTCAATTAAATATTTAAGCACAGGAGGAAATGAGAATCCATTGCATAATGAAATGATTGCTTTGAGCAGAACTCAAAACATTGTAGCGAGCTCTACCGCTGTTGGCGCATTTGATGCAAATAATGACCCAAGGGTTGCAAAATTCTATGATTTGCTTCCAACCAGTGTTGAAAACAAAACAGAGCGATCAATTCTTCAGGGAACTTATAATGGTAACACAGGTAAAACAGTTTCTCCTCCATCTCCGCTAGTTGGAGGTAGAGCTAATAACTCTGCTTCAGCTACAGCGCCTGTTAAATTTATCTCAGCTGCTGAAAGTTATTTCTTACAAGCTGAAGCAGTAGCAAGAGGATGGACAAATGGAACCGGAGCAGTAGCAACACTTTATGCTCAAGGTATACAGGCAAGTTTCACAGCGACTGGAGCTGGTGATGCTACAACTTATATTGCTACAGCACCTGCTGGTGCAGCAGCTTTAGTTGGTAACACAGAAGCCCAAATTAAAGCTATTATTACACAGAAATATTTTGCTATGTGTGGTTTTCAAGGCTTTGAGGCTTGGACAGAATGGCGTAGAACAGGATATCCAACTTTCTTTGTTCAATCTGCTGCATCTACTATTGGCGCGGGCAGAATGCCACTTCGTATGGCATACCCTAGTACAGAAGCTACATCTAATGCAAGTTTCCCAGGTTCAGTACCTGTTTACACACCAGTTTGGTGGGATAAAAAACATCAATAA